One region of Vibrio pelagius genomic DNA includes:
- a CDS encoding alpha-2,8-polysialyltransferase family protein — protein sequence MNLFLVTSPFQYICANEARVEYKTENNILVLVNQDSEPGITQQRRIVNKSLWDHVITLDRTNRTTKVPSVIKKIKTITRNSKLENFFHGEYKSWRTKLILRNLKIDNEIYFDDGTLTINEYEETIRTKDIYYRPRFLQDLVVRLLGCKPIGKISQSKNLELFTIFDIPNPEHKITKNTLSTLKERYNSESLYDSNAPIGFIGQGAIGHKRRKTIDSYINELNYFIKKHNKPIVYFPHRTESEELKSRILQMESVTYHVSDFPLEVEILEKQIKLSGLVGILSTAQYTALMLYPGMPIYNLHNENDGAFQLTDIVSKREQRIFNLFSQSNIVNIDVKKSGE from the coding sequence ATGAATTTATTTCTTGTAACATCACCATTTCAATATATTTGTGCCAATGAAGCTCGTGTGGAATACAAAACTGAGAATAATATTCTTGTCCTAGTAAATCAAGACTCAGAACCAGGAATAACTCAGCAAAGGAGAATAGTAAATAAGAGCCTTTGGGATCATGTTATTACGTTAGATAGAACGAATAGAACAACGAAAGTACCTAGCGTTATAAAAAAAATAAAAACGATAACTAGAAACAGTAAATTGGAAAATTTTTTTCACGGTGAATATAAATCATGGCGAACCAAACTAATACTTCGCAATTTAAAAATTGATAATGAAATCTATTTTGATGATGGCACACTAACCATCAACGAATATGAAGAAACCATTAGAACAAAAGATATATATTATCGACCAAGATTTCTTCAAGATCTTGTTGTGAGATTACTCGGTTGCAAACCAATTGGTAAGATTAGTCAAAGTAAAAATCTCGAGCTCTTCACCATATTCGACATCCCTAACCCGGAACATAAAATAACGAAAAATACATTATCGACCCTGAAAGAGAGATATAACTCGGAATCCTTGTATGACTCTAATGCACCTATAGGCTTTATTGGGCAGGGAGCAATTGGGCATAAAAGAAGAAAGACAATAGACTCTTATATAAATGAACTAAATTACTTTATAAAAAAACATAACAAGCCAATAGTATATTTTCCTCACCGAACAGAGTCAGAGGAGCTGAAAAGTCGAATTCTTCAAATGGAGAGTGTTACTTATCACGTTAGTGATTTTCCCTTAGAGGTGGAAATCCTTGAAAAGCAAATAAAACTTTCAGGTTTAGTCGGCATTTTATCTACAGCTCAATACACCGCATTAATGCTATACCCAGGGATGCCTATATACAACTTACACAATGAAAATGATGGGGCTTTCCAACTAACTGACATAGTAAGTAAACGTGAACAGAGAATATTCAATCTCTTCTCTCAAAGTAACATTGTTAACATTGATGTAAAAAAAAGTGGGGAGTAA
- the waaA gene encoding lipid IV(A) 3-deoxy-D-manno-octulosonic acid transferase — protein MLIRFFYTLLLALVAPLLLFGLYKSKPNKPKFGTRWKEHFGITPKLASSQRPIWIHAVSVGESIAATPLIKALKKQNPEQTIVVTTTTSTGAEQIEKLGTLVEHRYMPIDFGFAVKGFLNAIQPQKMLIIETELWPNTLHQVSKFGVPVTVVNARLSEKSRNNYAKFQPVFNVIEPCLTKILCQSQSDADHFESLGVAKSKLVVTGSIKFDIQISDEVKAKGKALRAELGVNRPVWIAASTHKGEDEQILEAHKEVLNTYPDALLMIVPRHPERFDDVVHLCQSSGFTTTRRTNTDIESYEKSQVYVGDTMGEMLVLIGAADICFMGGSLIGDKVGGHNVLEPAALGVPVVTGPSYFNFPEIVNQLNSKNGIVITSSDNLSQIIGYYFSNFQERDILAKNAQQVVRANMGSIGKTIKKIQSI, from the coding sequence ATGTTAATTCGGTTTTTCTACACGCTGCTCCTCGCACTTGTCGCTCCTTTGCTTCTGTTTGGCTTATATAAAAGTAAGCCAAACAAACCCAAGTTTGGTACACGTTGGAAGGAACACTTCGGTATCACACCTAAGCTCGCATCAAGCCAGCGCCCTATTTGGATTCATGCGGTGTCGGTTGGTGAAAGTATTGCCGCAACGCCTCTTATCAAAGCGCTAAAAAAGCAAAATCCAGAGCAGACTATTGTGGTGACCACCACGACCAGTACGGGGGCTGAGCAGATTGAGAAGCTTGGTACTTTGGTTGAACACAGATACATGCCGATTGATTTTGGCTTTGCGGTAAAAGGCTTTCTTAACGCGATCCAACCGCAGAAAATGCTGATCATTGAGACAGAGTTGTGGCCGAACACGCTGCACCAAGTGTCTAAGTTTGGTGTACCCGTCACGGTGGTCAACGCACGCTTATCTGAAAAGTCTCGAAACAACTACGCAAAGTTTCAGCCCGTCTTCAATGTCATAGAGCCTTGCTTGACGAAGATACTTTGCCAGAGTCAATCTGACGCTGACCACTTTGAGTCACTGGGTGTTGCGAAGAGTAAGCTAGTCGTCACAGGCTCAATCAAGTTCGATATACAAATTTCAGATGAGGTAAAAGCAAAAGGCAAAGCGTTAAGGGCTGAGCTTGGTGTAAACCGCCCAGTATGGATCGCCGCTAGTACTCACAAAGGTGAAGATGAGCAGATTCTAGAGGCACATAAAGAGGTACTTAACACCTATCCGGATGCTTTGCTAATGATAGTTCCACGTCACCCTGAGCGATTTGATGATGTGGTTCATTTATGTCAATCCTCAGGGTTTACAACCACGCGTAGAACAAACACAGACATTGAGTCTTATGAAAAGTCACAAGTTTATGTGGGTGATACCATGGGCGAGATGCTGGTTTTAATAGGCGCTGCAGATATCTGCTTTATGGGCGGCAGCTTAATTGGCGATAAGGTTGGTGGGCATAATGTGCTTGAGCCCGCAGCTTTGGGAGTGCCTGTGGTGACGGGGCCGAGTTATTTTAATTTTCCAGAGATAGTAAATCAGTTAAACTCTAAAAATGGTATCGTTATAACGAGTAGTGACAACCTAAGTCAAATTATAGGTTATTACTTTTCTAATTTTCAAGAACGAGATATTTTAGCAAAGAATGCACAACAAGTAGTAAGAGCTAACATGGGATCTATAGGAAAAACCATAAAAAAGATACAAAGCATATAG
- the waaF gene encoding lipopolysaccharide heptosyltransferase II, whose protein sequence is MKKILIIGPSWVGDMVMSQSLYITLKQQHPDAVIDVMAPGWCKPILERMPEVNRAIDMPIGHGEFNFLGRRAIGKTLREAQYDQAFICPNSAKSALIPWFADIPKRTGWKGEMRYGLLNDLRPNKKSFQYMVERYVALAHPKAEMIDSSSLGGLEQLPRPALTILKDEQLKTANRFNLTLDTTITGLCPGAEFGPAKKWPETHYAEVATSMSKAGKQVWLFGSQKDLDTCNNIKDLVPDELQSQIHVLAGQTSLIEAVDLLGACQTVVANDSGLMHVAAAVGCNVVAVYGSTSPKYTPPLAEKVEIVHTDIDCRPCFQRECEFKHLKCLTELSPKQVINSIHKLEAISVSAC, encoded by the coding sequence ATGAAAAAAATTCTGATCATAGGTCCATCTTGGGTGGGCGATATGGTGATGTCACAGTCACTTTACATCACCCTGAAACAACAACACCCTGATGCCGTCATCGATGTGATGGCACCCGGTTGGTGTAAGCCGATTCTTGAGCGTATGCCAGAGGTTAATCGAGCGATTGATATGCCGATTGGTCATGGTGAATTTAACTTTCTCGGTCGTCGAGCGATCGGTAAAACGCTGCGTGAAGCTCAGTATGACCAAGCTTTCATTTGCCCTAACTCGGCTAAATCGGCACTGATTCCTTGGTTTGCGGATATTCCCAAACGTACCGGCTGGAAAGGTGAGATGCGTTATGGTCTTTTAAATGATCTGCGCCCTAATAAAAAATCATTCCAATACATGGTTGAGCGTTATGTCGCCCTTGCCCACCCTAAAGCAGAGATGATCGACTCTAGCTCTTTAGGTGGATTGGAGCAGCTACCGAGACCGGCTCTCACCATTCTCAAAGATGAGCAGCTAAAAACAGCGAACAGGTTTAACCTTACCTTAGATACTACCATCACTGGCCTTTGCCCAGGTGCGGAGTTCGGCCCTGCTAAAAAGTGGCCAGAAACGCATTATGCAGAAGTTGCAACCTCGATGAGTAAAGCAGGTAAGCAAGTGTGGCTGTTTGGTTCTCAAAAAGATTTGGACACGTGTAACAACATCAAAGATCTTGTTCCTGATGAACTGCAATCGCAAATTCACGTCTTAGCGGGTCAAACTAGCCTAATTGAAGCCGTAGATCTGCTTGGCGCTTGTCAAACTGTGGTTGCAAACGACTCTGGCTTGATGCACGTTGCTGCAGCCGTGGGTTGCAACGTTGTTGCGGTTTACGGCTCAACATCTCCCAAATATACGCCACCACTGGCTGAAAAAGTCGAGATTGTGCATACCGACATTGATTGCCGTCCGTGTTTCCAACGTGAATGCGAGTTCAAACACTTAAAATGCCTAACCGAGCTGTCACCGAAACAAGTCATTAATAGCATCCACAAGTTAGAGGCCATTTCGGTAAGCGCATGTTAA